From a single Raphanus sativus cultivar WK10039 chromosome 3, ASM80110v3, whole genome shotgun sequence genomic region:
- the LOC130509409 gene encoding binding partner of ACD11 1-like isoform X1: protein MAIRSVKVGNLSSGATEHDIKEFFSFSGEVETIDIQFSNEHSAYVTFKDPQGAETAVLLSGASIADQSVIIEMAPDYTPPAAPHTETQSGGVGGAAESVVQKAEDVVSSMLAKGFILGKDAVGKAKAFDEKLGFTSTATAGVASIDQKIGLSQKFTAGTSLVNDKIKEVDQSFQVTERTKSAFASAEQTVSSAGTAVMKNRYVLTGVSWAAGAFSRVAKAAGEVSQKTKEKVEAEQPPPSPQPSESSQQQPPEGYAPIH, encoded by the exons ATGGCg ATAAGGTCAGTAAAAGTTGGGAATCTCTCCTCAGGAGCAACGGAGCATGATATCAAAgagttcttctctttctctggTGAAGTTGAAACCATTGACATCCAATT CAGTAACGAGCATAGTGCTTATGTCACATTCAAAGATCCTCAAGGAGCTGAGACCGCTGTGCTCTTATCC ggTGCGAGTATTGCCGATCAATCAGTCATCATCGAGATGGCTCCTGACTACACTCCACCTGCTGCCCCTCATACT GAAACACAAAGCGGTGGTGTCGGAGGCGCTGCAGAATCAGTTGTCCAGAAGGCAGAGGATGTAGTGAGCAGCATGTTAGCAAAGGGTTTCATCCTCGGGAAAGACGCGGTCGGCAAAGCAAAAGCTTTTGACGAGAAACTCGGTTTCACTTCAACAGCAACCGCAGGAGTCGCTTCCATAGACCAAAAAATCGGCCTAAGCCAAAAATTCACAGCTGGTACGAGCTTGGTGAACGACAAGATCAAAGAGGTGGACCAGAGCTTCCAGGTCACGGAGAGGACCAAGTCTGCCTTTGCCTCTGCGGAACAGACGGTGAGCAGCGCGGGAACCGCCGTGATGAAGAACCGGTATGTGTTGACCGGTGTGAGCTGGGCCGCAGGAGCGTTCAGCAGAGTTGCTAAAGCCGCTGGAGAGGTTAgtcagaaaacaaaagaaaaggttgAAGCTGAGCAACCGCCACCGTCACCACAACCGTCAGAGTCGTCGCAGCAGCAACCACCGGAAGGGTATGCTCCGATTCATTAG
- the LOC130509408 gene encoding syntaxin-21-like, translated as MSFQDLEAGSRFQQQPNRGRKQQQQRPLSRGGDPSQEVAAGIFRISTALNSFFRLVNSIGTPKDTLDLRDNLKKTRLQISELVKNTSAKLKEASEADLHGAAATPIKKIADAKLAKDFQSVLKEFQKAQRLAAERETTYTPVVTIDIPTSYNAQELDSESLRTSQQQTLLLQSRRQEVVFLDNEITFNEAIIDEREQGIREIQEQIGEVNEIFKDLAVLVNDQGVMIDDISSNIDNSQAATAQATAQLRKASKIQRANSSLTCLLILIFGIVLLIVIIVVLV; from the exons ATGAGTTTCCAAGACCTCGAAGCTGGCTCTCGGTTTCAGCAGCAGCCCAATCGTGGGaggaagcagcagcagcagagaCCTCTCTCACGTGGTGGGGATCCGTCTCAGGAGGTAGCCGCGGGGATATTCAGGATCAGCACGGCTCTCAATTCCTTCTTCCGCCTCGTTAATTCCATCGGAACTCCTAAGGACACTCTCGACTTGCGTGACAATCT GAAAAAGACTAGGTTGCAGATATCAGAATTGGTTAAAAACACTTCAGCTAAGCTTAAAGAAGCTAGCGAAGCCGATCTCCATGGAGCAGCAGCTACT CCAATTAAGAAGATTGCGGATGCTAAACTGGCGAAAGATTTTCAATCGGTTCTCAAAGAGTTTCAGAAAGCTCAGAGACTTGCTGCTGAAAGAGAAACTACATATACTCCTGTCGTCACTATAGATATCCCTACCAG TTATAATGCACAGGAACTGGATAGTGAATCTTTAAGGACCTCTCAGCAGCAAACTCTTCTTCTACAATCAAGGAG GCAAGAAGTAGTGTTTCTAGATAACGAGATAACATTCAACGAGGCAATCATCGATGAAAGAGAGCAAGGAATTAGAGAGATTCAAGAACAGATTGGTGAAGTGAATGAAATCTTCAAAGATCTAGCTGTTTTAGTGAACGATCAAGGAGTCATGATCG ATGACATCAGCTCTAACATTGATAACTCACAAGCTGCAACTGCACAAGCCACTGCTCAACTCAGAAAAGCATCTAAAATTCAGAGAGCAAACTCATCTTTG ACATGTCTTCTTATTCTCATTTTTGGGATTGTTCTGCTCATTGTCATCATCGTTGTCTTGGTCTGA
- the LOC130509409 gene encoding binding partner of ACD11 1-like isoform X2, with protein sequence MAIRSVKVGNLSSGATEHDIKEFFSFSGEVETIDIQFNEHSAYVTFKDPQGAETAVLLSGASIADQSVIIEMAPDYTPPAAPHTETQSGGVGGAAESVVQKAEDVVSSMLAKGFILGKDAVGKAKAFDEKLGFTSTATAGVASIDQKIGLSQKFTAGTSLVNDKIKEVDQSFQVTERTKSAFASAEQTVSSAGTAVMKNRYVLTGVSWAAGAFSRVAKAAGEVSQKTKEKVEAEQPPPSPQPSESSQQQPPEGYAPIH encoded by the exons ATGGCg ATAAGGTCAGTAAAAGTTGGGAATCTCTCCTCAGGAGCAACGGAGCATGATATCAAAgagttcttctctttctctggTGAAGTTGAAACCATTGACATCCAATT TAACGAGCATAGTGCTTATGTCACATTCAAAGATCCTCAAGGAGCTGAGACCGCTGTGCTCTTATCC ggTGCGAGTATTGCCGATCAATCAGTCATCATCGAGATGGCTCCTGACTACACTCCACCTGCTGCCCCTCATACT GAAACACAAAGCGGTGGTGTCGGAGGCGCTGCAGAATCAGTTGTCCAGAAGGCAGAGGATGTAGTGAGCAGCATGTTAGCAAAGGGTTTCATCCTCGGGAAAGACGCGGTCGGCAAAGCAAAAGCTTTTGACGAGAAACTCGGTTTCACTTCAACAGCAACCGCAGGAGTCGCTTCCATAGACCAAAAAATCGGCCTAAGCCAAAAATTCACAGCTGGTACGAGCTTGGTGAACGACAAGATCAAAGAGGTGGACCAGAGCTTCCAGGTCACGGAGAGGACCAAGTCTGCCTTTGCCTCTGCGGAACAGACGGTGAGCAGCGCGGGAACCGCCGTGATGAAGAACCGGTATGTGTTGACCGGTGTGAGCTGGGCCGCAGGAGCGTTCAGCAGAGTTGCTAAAGCCGCTGGAGAGGTTAgtcagaaaacaaaagaaaaggttgAAGCTGAGCAACCGCCACCGTCACCACAACCGTCAGAGTCGTCGCAGCAGCAACCACCGGAAGGGTATGCTCCGATTCATTAG
- the LOC130509407 gene encoding uncharacterized protein LOC130509407 encodes MHGKTDSEVTSIAASSPARSPRRPVYYVQSPSRDSHDGEKTATSFHSTPVLSPMGSPPHSQSSMGRHSRESSSTRFSGSLKPGSRKVNDSSAKRKGHNGEKQFAMIEEEGLLDDGERDRDTLPRRCYVLAFVVGFFVLFGLFSLILYGAAKPQKPKITVKSITFETLKIQAGQDAGGVGTDMITMNATLRMLYRNPGTFFGVHVTSTPVDLSFSQMKIGSGSIKKFYQSRKSERTVLVHVIGEKIPLYGSGATLIPPAPPAPLPKPKKKKKGAPVVIPDPPAPPAPVPMRLSFVVRSRAYVLGRLVKPKFLKKIECDINFEHKKLNKHIPITKNCTVTTV; translated from the exons ATGCACGGCAAAACAGATTCGGAGGTGACGAGCATCGCCGCCTCGTCACCAGCCAGATCTCCACGCCGACCAGTCTACTACGTCCAATCTCCGTCTCGCGACTCTCACGACGGAGAGAAAACAGCAACCTCCTTCCACTCAACTCCCGTGCTCAGTCCGATGGGATCTCCGCCGCACTCTCAATCCTCCATGGGCCGCCACTCGCGAGAATCCTCCTCGACCCGGTTCTCCGGGTCCTTAAAACCCGGGTCGCGGAAAGTCAACGACAGCTCAGCGAAGCGGAAAGGACACAACGGAGAGAAGCAGTTCGCGATGATCGAAGAGGAAGGGCTGTTAGACGATGGAGAGAGAGATCGTGATACGCTTCCTCGTCGGTGCTATGTCTTAGCCTTCGTCGTTGGGTTCTTCGTACTCTTTGGTCtcttctctttgattctctacgGTGCTGCTAAACCTCAGAAACCAAAGATAACCGTCAAG AGTATAACATTCGAGACGCTCAAGATCCAAGCTGGTCAAGATGCTGGTGGTGTGGGAACCGATATGATCACCATGAACGCGACTCTTAGAATGTTGTATCGAAACCCTGGAACTTTCTTCGGTGTGCATGTAACTTCAACTCCTGTCGATCTCAGTTTCTCTCAGATGAAAATTGGCTCCGGTTCT ATTAAGAAGTTTTATCAGTCAAGGAAGAGCGAGAGAACGGTATTGGTACACGTGATCGGAGAGAAAATTCCTTTATACGGAAGTGGCGCGACATTGATACCGCCGGCGCCTCCAGCTCCACTTCCCAAAcctaaaaagaagaagaaaggagctCCGGTTGTTATTCCTGACCCGCCCGCACCTCCTGCACCGGTTCCTATGAGACTCAGTTTCGTTGTTCGATCACGAGCTTACGTGTTGGGGAGGTTAGTGAAGCCCAAGTTCCTCAAGAAGATCGAGTGTGACATCAACTTCGAACACAAGAAGCTCAATAAGCATATACCTATCACCAAGAACTGCACCGTCACTACTGTTTGA